From one Trifolium pratense cultivar HEN17-A07 linkage group LG1, ARS_RC_1.1, whole genome shotgun sequence genomic stretch:
- the LOC123902174 gene encoding protoporphyrinogen oxidase 1, chloroplastic, with amino-acid sequence MVTLTLFNDISFPPTQTLLRPYLHSPFSSLNPKSKSIHKNHSNPILRLRCSIAEESTASPTKTTLKSDSGARNHSRVDCVVVGGGISGLCIAQALSTKHADGVPNVVVTEARDRVGGNIITVERDGFLWEEGPNSFQPSDPMLTMVVDSGLKDDLVLGDPDAPRFVLWNGKLRPVPGKPTDLPFFDLMSIGGKLRAGFGALGIRPPPPGREESVEEFVRRNLGAEVFERLIEPFCSGVYAGDPSKLSMKAAFGKVWRLEQNGGSIIGGAFKAIQERNGASKPPRDPRLPKPKGQTVGSFRKGLTMLPNAISARLGNKVKLSWKLLSISKLDNGEYNLTYETPEGVVSLQSKSVVMTIPSHIASPLLRPLSPTAADALSKFYYPPVAAVSISYPKEAIRSECLIDGELKGFGQLHPRSQGVQTLGTIYSSSLFPNRAPPGRVLLLNYIGGATNSGILSKTESELVEAVDRDLRQILINPNAPDPIVLGVRVWPQAIPQFLIGHLDLLDVAKSSLKTTGFDGLFLGGNYVSGVALGRCVEGAYEIAAEINDFISQRVYK; translated from the exons ATGGTAACACTCACCCTCTTCAACGACATCTCATTTCCACCCACACAAACCCTTCTCCGCCCTTACCTCCATTCCCCTTTCTCCTCACTCAATCCAAAatcaaaatccattcacaaaAATCACTCTAACCCTATTCTCCGTCTTCGTTGTTCCATTGCGGAAGAATCCACCGCATCTCCGACTAAAACCACCTTGAAATCAGATTCCGGTGCTAGAAACCACTCACGTGTTGATTGTGTAGTTGTTGGTGGTGGTATCAGTGGACTCTGTATCGCTCAGGCTCTTTCTACCAAACACGCTGATGGTGTCCCTAATGTTGTTGTTACTGAGGCTAGAGATAGAGTTGGTGGGAATATTATTACTGTTGAGAGAGATGGATTTCTTTGGGAAGAAGGTCCTAACAGTTTTCAACCGTCTGATCCTATGCTTACCATGGTG GTGGACAGTGGTTTGAAGGATGATCTTGTTCTGGGAGATCCTGATGCGCCTAGATTTGTGTTGTGGAATGGGAAATTGAGGCCGGTGCCGGGAAAGCCAACTGATTTGCCTTTCTTTGATTTAATGAGCATTGGTGGCAAGCTCAGAGCTGGTTTTGGAGCACTTGGCATTCGCCCTCCTCCTCCA GGTCGTGAGGAATCAGTTGAAGAATTTGTGCGTCGTAATCTTGGTGCTGAAGTTTTTGAACGCTTGATAGAGCCTTTCTGTTCAG GTGTCTATGCTGGTGATCCTTCAAAATTAAGTATGAAGGCAGCTTTCGGGAAAGTGTGGAGGCTGGAACAAAATGGCGGTAGCATTATTGGTGGCGCCTTCAAAGCAATACAAGAGAGAAATGGAGCTTCAAAACCACCTCGTGATCc GCGTCTGCCAAAGCCAAAGGGTCAAACTGTTGGATCATTCCGGAAGGGACTTACCATGTTGCCAAATGCAATTTCTGCTAG GTTAGGTAACAAGGTGAAGTTATCTTGGAAGCTTTTAAGCATTAGTAAACTGGATAATGGAGAGTACAATTTGACTTATGAAACCCCAGAAGGAGTTGTTTCCTTGCAGAGCAAGTCTGTTGTCATGACCATTCCTTCCCATATTGCTAGTCCATTGCTGCGTCCTTTGTCT CCTACTGCTGCAGATGCACTTTCAAAGTTTTATTACCCTCCAGTTGCTGCAGTTTCCATTTCCTATCCAAAAGAAGCCATTAGATCAGAATGCTTGATAGATGGCGAATTGAAGGGATTTGGTCAATTGCATCCACGAAGCCAAGGAGTGCAAACATTAG GAACTATATACAGCTCATCACTTTTCCCTAACCGAGCACCACCTGGAAGGGTTCTGCTCTTGAATTACATTGGAGGGGCTACAAATTCTGGGATTTTATCAAAG ACGGAGAGTGAACTCGTTGAAGCAGTTGACCGAGATTTGAGACAAATCCTTATAAACCCAAATGCTCCGGATCCAATTGTTTTGGGGGTGAGAGTGTGGCCTCAAGCTATTCCACAGTTCTTAATTGGACATCTTGATCTCCTAGATGTTGCTAAATCTTCTCTAAAAACTACTGGGTTCGACGGGCTATTCCTTGGTGGCAACTATGTGTCTGGTGTTGCCTTGGGACGGTGTGTTGAGGGAGCCTATGAGATAGCAGCTGAAATAAACGATTTTATCTCGCAGAGAGTGTACAAGTAA
- the LOC123902176 gene encoding putative pentatricopeptide repeat-containing protein At3g01580, with the protein MPLSMQIQSLSNFVFSNTNVNVYLTTLTRQKHTLPIHLFHHLKSPPNLHQAKKLHAILLVHGFFHPTSPHNNSLSSNLINVYVNFGSLNYAFLSFSQLHHKSNIAWNAILRALIGSNHFTIAIQFYHSMLRHGVTPDNYTYPLVLKACSSLHALEIGRWVYHSILYNEEKSNLFVNCALIDMFVKCGSLEDAHKVFDEMPVRDLASWTALICGTVWNGDWLEAVWLFRKMRLEGLKPDSVIVASVLPVCGRLIEGLKLGMAMLGCALRSGVDSDLYVSNAIIDMYCKCGYPLEAYRVFRNMVCRDMVSWSTLISGYSQNGMYQESFELYVRMVNMGLTTNEIVVTSVLPALGKLKLLKQGKEMHNFVLKQGLLTDVVVGSALIDMYANCGSVKEAEWIFKYVSDKDINVWNSLIVGYNLVGDFQSAFFTFRKIWVTRHRPNYITLVSVLPICTQLGALRQGKEIHGYATKNGLGLNVSVGNSLIDMYSKCGFLELGVKVFNQMIVKNVITYNTMISACGAHGLGEKGLAFYEQMKEAGMKPNKVTFISLLSACSHAGLVDRGWLLYNSMINDYGIKPDMEHYSCMVDLIGRTGDLDGAYKFITSMPVTPDANVLGGLLSACRLHNKVELAELLAEHIFELNTEDSGHYVLLSNLYASRKQWEDMSKVRSLIKDKGLEKKPGSSWIQVGHHISIFHATSTFHPELTKIEETLDSLFLVMKSEDHMLANVGFCSHVNDQILT; encoded by the coding sequence ATGCCATTGTCAATGCAGATACAATCCTTGTCCAATTTTGTGTTTAGCAATACCAATGTCAATGTTTACCTCACCACACTCACACGTCAAAAACACACACTTCCAATACACTTGTTTCATCACCTCAAATCTCCACCCAATCTTCACCAAGCCAAAAAATTACATGCTATTCTTCTTGTCCATGGTTTCTTTCACCCAACTTCTCCACATAACAATTCCCTTTCTTCAAACCTCATCAATGTCTATGTCAACTTTGGTTCCCTCAATTATGCTTTTCTCTCCTTCTCTCAACTCCACCATAAATCCAACATTGCTTGGAATGCCATTCTCCGAGCTCTTATTGGTTCTAACCACTTCACCATAGCTATTCAGTTTTATCACTCCATGCTTAGACATGGTGTTACCCCAGATAATTATACATACCCACTTGTTCTTAAAGCTTGTTCTTCTTTACATGCTCTTGAAATTGGAAGATGGGTTTATCATAGCATTCTCTATAATGAGGAAAAGAGTAATCTTTTTGTTAATTGTGCTTTGATTGATATGTTTGTTAAATGTGGAAGCTTGGAAGATGCGCATaaggtgtttgatgaaatgccgGTTAGAGACTTGGCTTCTTGGACTGCGTTGATTTGTGGAACTGTGTGGAATGGTGACTGGCTTGAAGCGGTTTGGTTGTTTAGAAAGATGAGATTAGAAGGGTTAAAGCCTGATTCGGTTATTGTAGCGTCTGTGTTGCCTGTTTGTGGTAGATTAATAGAGGGTTTGAAATTGGGGATGGCAATGCTGGGTTGTGCTTTGAGGAGTGGCGTTGACAGTGATTTGTATGTCTCGAATGCTATCATTGATATGTACTGTAAATGTGGTTATCCGCTTGAGGCTTATCGTGTATTTAGAAACATGGTTTGTAGGGATATGGTTTCATGGAGTACCTTGATTTCTGGCTACTCACAAAATGGCATGTACCAAGAGAGCTTTGAATTGTATGTTAGAATGGTGAATATGGGTTTAACAACAAATGAGATTGTTGTTACTAGTGTTCTTCCTGCTTTGGGAAAACTCAAGTTGTTGAAACAAGGGAAAGAGATGCATAACTTTGTTCTCAAACAAGGACTTTTAACAGATGTAGTTGTAGGAAGTGCATTGATTGATATGTATGCTAATTGTGGGTCAGTCAAGGAAGCGGAGTGGATATTTAAATACGTGTCAGATAAAGATATCAATGTTTGGAATTCACTAATTGTTGGGTATAATTTAGTTGGTGATTTTCAGTCAGCGTTTTTTACCTTTAGAAAAATTTGGGTAACTAGACATAGGCCAAATTATATAACTTTAGTAAGTGTTCTTCCTATATGCACCCAATTAGGAGCACTTAGACAGGGAAAGGAAATTCATGGTTATGCAACTAAAAATGGTCTGGGATTAAATGTTTCTGTTGGAAATTCTCTAATAGATATGTACAGCAAATGTGGATTTCTAGAACTCGGAGTGAAAGTCTTTAACCAGATGATAGTAAAGAATGTGATAACATATAACACTATGATATCTGCTTGTGGAGCTCATGGCCTAGGCGAAAAGGGTTTGGCATTTTACGAGCAAATGAAGGAAGCAGGAATGAAACCAAATAAAGTCACTTTTATTTCACTGTTATCGGCGTGCAGTCATGCAGGTCTTGTTGACAGAGGTTGGCTATTATATAATTCAATGATTAATGATTATGGTATTAAGCCAGATATGGAGCACTACTCGTGTATGGTGGATCTCATTGGAAGAACAGGAGATCTTGATGGTGCATACAAGTTCATCACAAGCATGCCTGTGACACCAGATGCCAATGTTTTGGGAGGCTTACTCAGTGCATGTCGACTTCACAACAAAGTGGAATTAGCTGAGCTCCTTGCAGAGCATATTTTCGAATTAAATACTGAAGATTCAGGCCACTATGTCCTTCTATCAAATTTATATGCCTCTAGGAAACAATGGGAAGACATGTCAAAAGTAAGAAGCTTGATAAAGGATAAAGGGTTGGAGAAAAAACCAGGAAGTAGTTGGATTCAGGTGGGTCACCACATTTCCATCTTCCATGCTACGAGTACCTTTCATCCAGAACTTACTAAGATTGAAGAAACTTTGGATAGCTTATTCTTGGTGATGAAAAGTGAAGATCATATGCTGGCTAATGTGGGATTTTGTTCCCATGTTAATGACCAAATTTTAACTTAA
- the LOC123902173 gene encoding auxin-responsive protein IAA30-like, which produces MGKGSASSSSSSNGRRKKHNTSNVSSSITHQNSDQHLCPDLNLGLSISHQYVHSSNSRGHWQPMQQQAYEVNDCNDYNSFFVKVYMEGIPIGRKLNLLAHGCYEELVNTLEQMFDTTILWGTEMDGMQSERCHVLTYEDGEGDLIMVGDVPWEMFLSSVKRLKITRVDAFGF; this is translated from the exons ATGGGCAAAGGTTCTGCttcttcatcctcatcttccaATGGTAGAAGAAAGAAACATAATACCTCCAATGTTTCATCATCCATCACACATCAAAATTCTGACCAACATCTTTGTCCTGATCTTAACCTTGGTTTGAGCATTTCTCATCAATATGTTCATTCTTCCAATTCAAG GGGACATTGGCAACCAATGCAGCAACAAGCTTATGAAGTGAATGATTGCAATGATTACAACAGTTTCTTTGTGAAGGTTTATATGGAAGGCATTCCAATTGGGAGAAAACTCAATTTATTAGCTCATGGTTGTTATGAAGAGCTAGTAAATACTCTTGAACAAATGTTTGACACTACTATTCTAT GGGGAACTGAGATGGATGGAATGCAATCAGAGAGATGTCATGTGCTAACTTATGAAGATGGAGAAGGAGATTTGATTATGGTTGGAGATGTCCCTTGGGA GATGTTCTTATCATCGGTGAAGAGGTTGAAGATCACAAGAGTTGATGCTTTCGGATTTTGA
- the LOC123902175 gene encoding meiosis-specific protein ASY3 — protein sequence MGTEARKVLHDEHANDCRSMGSIHPSSQSRKISIGVMAESKASSRYGTKKADEAIMPNTERVASKVGNITGLESKAEGVATSSKVKKIGGPKAVEGSWMSKSLYQKTPTTEATLEANKTSSLLVSPGGKNKPDGIGCEAGVQFFPYQTPKFPSNNYKKFDGDTNKSSRKKGRKDGNAEERVEEFTFTTTPKVFESDKPKEEDKINRTENITENLRMKLCQILGTTSSPKTQDSGSNTCNKDKESVLLKPHLNQKENKFVKSRQNSDTIETDSESPAQTRKRPVTRSRTRKKAPSQKQQGKGKSGIISRDTAKHPEKSMLSFEEKGIGGQDAFQNDGSSVSLKKKSQRKNSKIGQRKICFTETYTTDKLHKDTSKTDPPLYAGSSFPLGNKMGGFSSLLPDHHTKSPKMQKKDQEKEFYQPQTLNNTDQHEVSENRNQQECRSIPVTPNVAKSQDDFQSPTFQFKTPTLSSPSPTPKTDQKANDVSSPASAERTRFSMRTMPNLRTFLSSEPGFTTREQDKSHHMKENKYSIPRKEKSLEKETKEQDGSSDSSSEERNVQGCHQGSRARHTAERKSFALHPIKRLRNHKGIKFNDTSPVSVSSKDIGEGDSMDEASEQTQDGFVRAVELFALELAKLKNKLKFMTSQKSSEILKSVAEDIHFQLQDVHSQIETDLGKLSNLNKSKRKRIETRFEDQQKQLRLIYDRFKEEVNLHLQDCRSTVEDLEADQIEIKGTLEKHRVAHKKLISQVEESVEVQLNDAQKKITSTQEMARGKLLQLKQVITMCLKDGI from the exons ATGGGTACTGAAGCACGGAAAGTTCTGCATGAT GAGCATGCAAATGATTGTCGGAGTATGGGCAGCATTCATCCATCTAGCCAGTCAAGGAAAATTTCTATAGGAGTTATGGCAGAATCCAAAGCTAGCTCAAGATATGGAACCAAGAAAGCGGATGAAGCTATCATGCCAAATACAGAGAGGGTAGCCTCTAAGGTGGGAAATATCACTGGATTAGAAAGCAAGGCTGAAGGAGTGGCAACTTCCTCTAAAGTAAAGAAAATTGGAGGTCCAAAAGCAGTGGAGGGTTCTTGGATGTCTAAATCCCTTTACCAAAAAACACCTACTACTGAGGCAACTCTTGAAGCCAACAAAACCTCTAGTTTACTGGTCTCTCCTGGGGGAAAGAATAAGCCTGATGGAATAGGGTGTGAAGCCGGGGTTCAGTTTTTTCCATATCAAACTCCAAAATTTCCTTCTAATAATTACAAGAAGTTTGATGGGGATACTAATAAAAGCTCTAGAAAGAAGGGAAGAAAGGATGGGAATGCTGAAGAAAGGGTAGAGGAATTTACTTTTACCACTACACCAAAAGTCTTTGAGTCTGATAAACCCAAGGAAGAAGACAAGATAAATAGAACAGAAAACATAACTGAAAATTTGAGGATGAAGCTTTGCCAAATATTAGGGACCACTTCTTCCCCTAAAACTCAGGATTCAGGCTCTAACACTTGTAACAAGGACAAGGAAAGTGTACTGCTCAAGCCGCATTTGAACCAGAAggaaaataaatttgttaagAGCAGACAAAATTCGGATACTATAGAAACTGATTCAGAAAGTCCTGCCCAGACTCGTAAAAGGCCAGTCACTCGTTCTAGGACCAGAAAGAAAGCACCTTCCCAAAAGCAACAGGGAAAGGGTAAAAGTGGCATAATTTCCAGAGACACAGCGAAGCATCCAGAAAAAAGTATGTTGTCATTTGAAGAAAAAGGGATTGGTGGCCAAGATGCTTTTCAAAATGATGGTTCCTCAGTGTCTTTAAAGAAAAAGAGTCAGAGAAAGAATTCCAAAATTGGGCAACGTAAGATCTGCTTCACTGAAACTTATACCACAGATAAGCTTCACAAAGACACTTCAAAGACTGATCCACCACTGTATGCAGGGTCTTCATTCCCACTTGGGAATAAAATGGGAGGATTTAGTAGTTTGTTACCTGATCATCATACAAAAAGCCCTAAGATGCAGAAAAAAGaccaagaaaaagaattttACCAGCCACAAACACTAAACAATACAGATCAGCATGAAGTATCAGAAAATAGGAATCAGCAGGAGTGCAGAAGTATTCCAGTTACACCCAATGTTGCCAAGTCACAAGATGATTTTCAAAGTCCTACATTTCAATTTAAGACACCTACTTTAAGCTCTCCTAGCCCAACACCAAAGACGGATCAAAAGGCAAATGACGTCAGTAGTCCAGCATCAGCCGAAAGAACAAGATTTTCTATGAGGACCATGCCAAATTTAAGGACTTTTCTGTCTTCGGAGCCAGGCTTTACAACAAGGGAACAAGACAAGTCTCAT CATATGAAGGAAAACAAGTATTCTATTCCTAGAAAAGAAAAATCTCTCGAGAAAGAGACAAAAGAGCAGGATGGATCATCAGATTCATCATCTGAGGAGAGGAACGTCCAAGGGTGTCATCAAG GTTCAAGAGCAAGGCATACTGCTGAGAGGAAAAGTTTCGCACTTCATCCAATCAAAAGGCTGCGTAACCATAAAGGCATAAAATTTAATGATACAAGCCCAGTTTCTGTGTCTTCAAAAG ACATAGGAGAAGGTGATTCGATGGATGAAGCTTCTGAACAGACTCAAGATGGATTTGTGAG GGCTGTTGAACTGTTTGCCTTGGAATTGGCCAAACTTAAGAACAAACTGAAGTTCATGACTAGTCAAAAATCCTCAGAAATTTTGAAGTCTGTTGCTGAAGACATACATTTCCAGCTGCAGGATGTTCATTCCCAGATTGAAACAGACTT AGGAAAGCTTTCAAATCTCAATAAATCAAAGAGAAAACGGATAGAAACAAGATTTGAAG ACCAGCAGAAACAGTTGAGATTAATCTATGATAGATTCAAGGAAGAGGTTAATCTACATCTACAGGACTGCAGAAGCACTGTAGAAGATCTCGAGGCAGATCAGATAGAGATAAAAGGAACCCTCGAAAAGCATA GAGTAGCACATAAGAAGCTTATATCACAAGTTGAAGAATCAGTGGAGGTCCAACTCAATGATGCTCAGAAGAAAATCACATCCACACAGGAG ATGGCAAGGGGAAAGCTACTACAACTGAAGCAGGTTATAACAATGTGCTTAAAAGATGGTATCTAA
- the LOC123902172 gene encoding protein S-acyltransferase 18: MRRHGWQRPLHPLQFVGMGIYSFLVVCFYTFLGLFLGNRTAEITLTSIFSFMAIAVMFLFVRCTAIDPTDRTSFKKKKEKTKKNVILKLNYGFILGQIVLRFFRRVEKKLLRTFIKRKYLDPMKTSTQVEPLLPFPFVMKDDDNAIAPDLKEDDISFCTLCDFEVKKLSKHCRTCNRCVEGFDHHCRWLNNCIGKKNYTTFFLLMIFVLLMLIIEGGTAIAIFIRCFVDKRGIEKELHRKLFVEFPRELLATICMFLLLLTAYSSAALGQLFFFHVLLIRKGMRTYDYILAMREENEDMELEPFDDSDLSSDDSIDFDSPEKPTLMSRILCKGQSSPRLSIKIERDTEPTPLINTKRFHVSINPWKLVKLTREKALLAAEKARERLVRERPTRDHSSLRPLPVETKRGPLMNIDKNILNEGSESMPCIEKGKLHVSPVRLSSPRRRFSAGSPTVFSSSKIAASPQNKYRSSFDLKLAGVSRELETHISRQVLCSVISKNESEASPR, from the exons ATGAGACGCCATGGATGGCAACGTCCTCTTCACCCTTTACAG TTTGTAGGAATGGGGATTTATAGTTTTCTGGTGGTGTGTTTCTATACTTTTCTCGGACTTTTCCTCGGAAATCGAACGGCTGAGATAACACTCACCTCCATATTTTCTTTcatg GCAATCGCGGTTATGTTTCTGTTTGTGAGGTGTACGGCGATTGATCCAACAGATAGAACCAGTttcaagaagaagaaggagaaaaCCAAAAAGAATGTGATTCTGAAGCTGAATTACGGATTCATTTTAGGCCAGATTGTGTTGAGGTTTTTCAGGAGGGTGGAAAAGAAGTTGCTTAGGACGTTCATTAAGAGGAAGTACCTTGATCCGATGAAGACAAGTACACAAGTGGAGCCTCTTCTCCCATTTCCATTTGTTATGAAAGATGATGATAATGCTATTGCTCCTGATCTTAAAGAAGATGACATCTCATTTTGCACACTTTGTGATTTTGAG GTGAAAAAGCTCAGTAAGCACTGCAGAACTTGTAATCGTTGCGTTGAAGGGTTTGATCACCATTGCAGG TGGTTGAATAACTGTATTGGGAAAAAGAATTACACAACATTCTTTCTTTTGATGATTTTCGTCTTGTTAATG CTTATCATTGAAGGAGGGACTGCAATTGCTATATTTATCAGATGCTTCGTGGATAAGAGAGGAATAGAAAAAGAGCTTCATAGAAAGCTTTTTGTAGAATTTCCAAGAGAACTTCTTGCCACCATATGT ATGTTTCTTCTGCTATTGACAGCTTATAGTTCAGCTGCACTGGGGCAACTTTTCTTCTTTCATGTGCTGCTAATACGAAAG GGGATGAGGACCTATGACTATATTCTGGCAATGAGAGAAGAGAATGAAGACATGGAATTGGAACCATTTGATGATTCTGATCTCTCATCAGATGATAGCATTGATTTCGACTCGCCTGAAAAGCCAACACTAATGTCAAGGATTCTATGCAAAGGACAG AGCTCACCTAGGTTATCTATCAAGATTGAAAGAGATACTGAACCTACCCCCTTGATCAACACAAAAAGGTTTCACGTCAGCATTAACCCTTGGAAACTCGTAAAGTTGACCAGAGAAAAAGCTCTACTGGCAGCTGAGAAAGCGAGGGAAAGGCTTGTGCGAGAAAGACCAACGAGGGATCATAGTTCATTAAGACCTCTTCCAGTGGAGACCAAACGCGGACCATTGATGAATATAGATAAAAATATTCTCAATGAGGGATCCGAGTCAATGCCTTGTATAGAAAAAGGGAAACTTCATGTATCACCAGTACGGCTTTCAAGTCCAAGAAGAAGATTTTCTGCAGGCTCGCCAACAGTTTTCTCTAGCAGCAAGATCGCAGCATCTCCGCAAAACAAATATCGAAGCAGTTTTGACTTGAAGTTAGCAGGTGTGTCTAGGGAGCTTGAAACACATATTTCCAGACAGGTCTTATGTTCAGTTATCAGCAAAAATGAAAGTGAAGCATCCCCAAGATAG
- the LOC123902171 gene encoding probable polygalacturonase — MKRVSAVDVFLVLSLIGCSLWTVRSSSSCKQINTMEVRPHSVSIIEFGAVGDGITLNTKAFQNAIFYLNSYADKGGAKLFVPAGQWLTGSFDLISHLTLWLDKDAVILGSMNSEDWPVVDPLPSYGRGRELPGGRHRSLIYGNNLTDVIITGNNGTIDGQGSIWWNKFRNKTLDHTRPHLVEMMNSTEVLISNLTFLNSPFWTIHPVYCSHVRVQNVTILAPPSSPNTDGIDPDSSDDVCIEDCYISTGDDLISIKSGWDEYGISFGRPSTNIIIRRLTGKTTSSGIAIGSEMSGGVSEVHAEDIYIFDSHSAIRIKTSPGRGGYVKNVYISNMTLVNVSIAIRFSGLYGEHPDDTYDPDALPVIERITVKDVIGENIKRAGLIQGINGDNFVNICLSNITVNVSSKIPWNCSYIKGYSELVSPEACEQLNERISPDHFSDCYKLPDLIKSSSSRNRAAWFPSW; from the exons ATGAAGAGAGTTTCAGCTGTGGATGTGTTTTTGGTACTTTCATTGATTGGTTGTAGCTTATGGACAGTTCGCAGCAGTTCAAGCTGCAAACAGATAAACACAATGGAAGTTCGCCCACACAGTGTTAGTATTATTGAATTTGGAGCAGTTGGTGATGGGATCACTCTTAATACAAAGGCGTTTCAGAATGCAATCTTTTACCTAAATTCATATGCTGACAAAGGTGGAGCCAAGCTTTTTGTTCCTGCTGGTCAGTGGTTAACTGGTAGTTTTGATCTCATCAGTCATTTGACTTTGTGGTTGGACAAGGATGCAGTAATTCTTGGATCAATG AACTCTGAAGATTGGCCGGTTGTGGATCCTCTACCATCATATGGCAGGGGAAGGGAGTTGCCGGGTGGACGGCACAGAAGCCTCATTTATGGGAACAATTTAACTGATGTCATCATAACAG GTAACAATGGAACTATAGATGGTCAAGGGAGTATCTGGTGGAATAAATTTCGTAACAAAACACTGGACCATACACGCCCTCATTTAGTCGAGATGATGAATTCAACAGAGGTTCTCATTTCAAATTTAACCTTCTTGAATTCACCATTTTGGACAATTCATCCTGTATATTGCAG CCATGTTAGAGTTCAGAATGTCACAATCCTTGCTCCTCCTAGCTCACCAAATACAGATGGGATTGATCCAG ATTCTTCTGATGATGTGTGCATTGAAGACTGCTATATAAGCACCGGAGATGATTTGATTTCCATCAAAAGTGGATGGGATGAATATGGAATTTCATTTGGTCGACCGAGTACAAACATTATCATCCGCAGGCTCACTGGGAAGACAACGAGTTCTGGGATTGCTATCGGAAGTGAGATGTCCGGAGGTGTTTCAGAAGTTCATGCAGAAGATATTTACATATTTGATTCACATAGTGCAATTAGAATAAAGACTTCTCCCGGAAGGGGAGGTTATGTTAAAAATGTATATATCTCCAACATGACATTGGTTAATGTAAGTATTGCTATAAGGTTCAGTGGTTTGTATGGAGAGCATCCTGATGACACATATGATCCGGATGCTCTACCTGTGATAGAAAGGATTACTGTCAAGGATGTGATAGGGGAAAACATCAAACGCGCCGGCCTTATACAAGGTATTAATGGTGACAACTTTGTCAATATCTGTCTATCAAACATCACTGTTAATGTGAGCTCGAAAATTCCATGGAACTGCTCTTACATTAAAGGATATTCTGAGTTGGTTTCTCCGGAAgcttgtgagcaactcaacgAGAGAATATCCCCTGATCATTTTTCAGACTGTTATAAGTTACCAGATCTCATAAAGAGTTCAAGTAGTCGAAACAGGGCTGCTTGGTTTCCGTCTTGGTAG